Part of the Sinorhizobium sp. BG8 genome, GCGGCTCGACGGGCGAATACTATGCCCAGTCGATGGAAGAACGCATCGAGATGGCCAGGTTTGCCAAGGAGGTCATCGGCGACCGCGTGCCGCTCGTCGTCGGCACCGTTGCCATTCGTCTCGAAGACTCGATCGCGATGGCGGAGGCCGCGGCCAAGATGGGTGCATCCGCCATTCTGGTCGGTTCGCCGCCCTATTCGGTTCCGACCGAAACTGAGAACGCACTCAACGCGCTTGCGATCGACCGCGCCGCCGATCTGCCGATCATGCTCTACAACTATCCCGGCCGCATGGGCATCAACATGGGCGAGGAGTTCCTCGACCGCGTCGGCCGGAGCAGGAATTTCTGCGCCATCAAGGAGAGCTCCGGCGACATCAATCGCGTCCATCTCCTTGCCCGCGACTACCCGCATATCCAGATGTCATGCGGAATGGACGACCAGGCGTTGGAGTTCTTCGCCTGGGGCGCGCGCAGCTGGGTCTGCGGCGGCTCGAACTTTCTGCCCGCAGAGCATATCGCACTCTACAAGGCCTGCGTCGTCGAAGGAAACTTCGCAAAGGGGCGTCGCATCATGTCCGCGATGATGCCGCTCATGCGTGTCCTGGAACAGGGCGGGAAATTCATCCAGTGCATCAAGTACGGCTCCGAAATGAACGGCTTCGTCGCAGGTCCCCCGCGTCCTCCGCTCAAGCCGTTGAACAAGGACGACAAGCGGCAGCTGGAACAGGTGGTGCGCGTTCTCAAGCGCACGATTGCAGAAATCGAAGCGGAGGCATGATATGAGCGATCTTCTGACACACGACGAATACAAGGCAATTGCAGCGGGTCTCGAGTTCCCGACGCAGGCGTTCATCGGCGGCAGCTTCCGGCCGGCGATTTCCCGCAAGACCTTCGAAACGATCAACCCTGCCACCGGAAAGGTTCTTGCCGAGGTCGCCTCATGCGGACCGGAGGATGTCGAGCTGGCGGTTGGAAAGGCGCGCGAGGCCTTTGAGGATGGCCGCTGGTCGCGCCTTCATCCGAGTGCCCGCAAGGAAGTTCTCATCCGCCTGGCCAACCTGCTGAAAAGGAACTCCCGCGAGCTTGCCGTTCTGGAAAGCCTGGACAGCGGAAAGACCATCTACGACTGCGAGAACGTGGATGTGCCGGAAACGATTCATTGCCTGTCCTGGCACGCCGAACTCATCGACAAGATCTATGACCAGGTTTCGCCTGCCTCCGACAACCATATCGCGATGGTCGTCCGTGAGCCGGTTGGCGTTGTCGGGCTGGTTCTGCCCTGGAACTTCCCGCTTCTCATGCTCGCCTGGAAGATCGGCCCGGCGCTTGCGGCAGGTAACTCGGTCATCGTCAAGCCTGCCAAGGAAACGACCCTCACGGCATTGCGCGTGGCGGAACTTGCGATGGAAGCGGGTGTTCCGCCGGGCGTGTTCAATGTCTTGCCGGGCAGCGGCTCCGAAGTCGGCGAGCCTCTTGGCAGACACATGGATGTCGACATGGTGTCCTTCACCGGTTCCACCGAAACGGGACGGCGTTTCCCGAAATATTCCGCGGACTCCAACCTCAAGGAAGTGACGCTGGAAATGGGCGGCAAGAACCCGGCTGTGGTCCTTGACGATGTCGAGAACATCGACCGTGTGGCCGCCCACATCGTCAACGGCGCCTTCTGGAACATGGGCGAGAACTGCTCGGCTTCCTCGCGCCTGATCGTACAGCGCGGGATCAAGGACGAACTCCTGAAAAGGATGATCGCCCATGCCGGGAATGGCCGATGGGCGACCCGCTCAATCCGGAAAACCGCGTCGGAGCTCTGGTCTCGAAGGCGCACTTCGACAAGGTCTGCTCCTACCTTGGCGAGGGCCAGAAGATCTTGCTCGGGGGCAAGGCGAAGGACGGCTTCGTGGAGCCGACGATCATCGATGTGAGCGATCGCGATGCGAAGGTCGTGCGCGAAGAGGTCTTCGGCCCGGTTCTCTCGGTGCTTACGGTTGAAAGCTACGAGGAAGCAATCACGCTCGCAAACGACACGGAGTACGGCCTCGCCGCATCCATCTTCACGGCCAATGCCAAGCGGGCCATCCGCGGTGCACGCGCCATTCGGGCGGGCACCGTCACCGTCAACTGCTTCGGCGAAGGTGACATCACGACACCGTTCGGCGGTTTCAAGTCGTCGGGGTTCGGTGGGCGCGACAACGGCATCCACGCCCATGACCAGTACACGCGCATAAAGACGATCTGGATCGACCTCACGGACGACGCAGGCGAGGCTGTCTCTTGAACACACGCACGGCCATACGGCTGCCGGTCCATCGCGGACCGGCAGCCTGGAGCGCCATCCTCCCGGATGCCGCGGGGCCTGTCGTGCTCGATGGCGATCTGAATGTGGACGTTGCCATCGTGGGGGGAGGATTTGCAGGCCT contains:
- a CDS encoding dihydrodipicolinate synthase family protein, giving the protein MNFDGIYTPVITPHDADGTIDRDAFARMIEYLISSGVHGIINGGSTGEYYAQSMEERIEMARFAKEVIGDRVPLVVGTVAIRLEDSIAMAEAAAKMGASAILVGSPPYSVPTETENALNALAIDRAADLPIMLYNYPGRMGINMGEEFLDRVGRSRNFCAIKESSGDINRVHLLARDYPHIQMSCGMDDQALEFFAWGARSWVCGGSNFLPAEHIALYKACVVEGNFAKGRRIMSAMMPLMRVLEQGGKFIQCIKYGSEMNGFVAGPPRPPLKPLNKDDKRQLEQVVRVLKRTIAEIEAEA